From the Leucobacter denitrificans genome, one window contains:
- the dcd gene encoding dCTP deaminase, translating to MLLSDRDISSELDSGRIKLDPSEPSMVQPSSVDVRLDRFFRLFDNHKYAVIDPAEDQPELTRLIEVNPDEGFILHPGEFVLGSTFELVGLPDDIAARLEGKSSLGRLGLLTHSTAGFIDPGFEGHITLELSNVSTLPIRLWPGMKIGQLCFFKLSSPAERPYGAGATFSRYLGQRGPTASRSHLNFHRADVLRNDPSSQ from the coding sequence GTGCTGCTCTCTGACCGCGACATCAGTTCCGAACTCGACTCCGGGCGCATCAAGCTCGATCCGAGCGAACCATCAATGGTGCAACCGTCGAGCGTTGACGTGCGCCTCGATAGGTTCTTCAGGCTGTTCGACAATCACAAGTATGCGGTCATCGACCCGGCAGAAGATCAGCCAGAGCTCACGCGCCTCATCGAGGTGAACCCCGATGAAGGCTTCATCTTGCATCCGGGCGAGTTCGTTCTCGGATCCACATTCGAACTCGTCGGCCTACCCGACGACATTGCCGCGCGACTCGAGGGCAAGAGCTCGCTTGGCCGCCTCGGTCTGCTCACCCACTCAACCGCGGGGTTCATCGACCCGGGCTTCGAGGGGCACATCACACTCGAGCTGTCGAACGTGTCAACTCTGCCGATACGTCTCTGGCCAGGCATGAAGATCGGGCAACTCTGCTTCTTCAAGCTCTCATCACCAGCCGAGCGCCCATACGGTGCAGGCGCCACGTTCTCGCGGTATCTCGGTCAGCGCGGCCCGACCGCCTCACGCTCACACCTCAATTTTCACCGCGCAGACGTGCTACGCAATGACCCGTCGTCGCAGTAG
- a CDS encoding aminotransferase class I/II-fold pyridoxal phosphate-dependent enzyme, producing the protein MTRRRSRAAHSSAPYAEALIAHAGRNPLMFMVPGHAGTEDGLTEALADFVGERAIAMDIPQLIDGIDVGPGSPFEVAEQLAADAWAAHRSWFLANGSSQGNRLVILAVAGLGLGQHVVAQRSAHSSLSDGLILAGLDPLFLTPTVDTRLGINHGISPEALDAELTRASAAGQTVTAAQVVSPSYFGAVSDVAALAKVAHKHGVPLIVDAAWGAHFGFHEQLPESPAAQGADLVITSIHKMGGGLGQGAMIHLGDGPFTAALEPLIDRAFRLTQTTSASSLLLGSLDVARRSLVMHPELLSESIELADSMREWVRGRDEFSLVSDGFGDFPDIVGVDPLRVAIDVTATGLTGYRVRSILADTDAIFLEIATSGAVVAFFGPGKKLDIVRLQGALSRIAASAGPPRVSGGSAGAVPGPELAPGSQVAPETEPQSEAAPQTPGADSALPPLPAPGPARHSPREAYFSVTEVVPAAEAIGRVSADSLAAYPPGIPNIVPGEEITSEAVDFLQAVAASPIGYVRGSLDPRVTAFRVIAE; encoded by the coding sequence ATGACCCGTCGTCGCAGTAGGGCCGCCCACTCGTCGGCACCCTACGCGGAGGCGCTCATTGCGCACGCGGGCAGAAACCCGCTCATGTTTATGGTGCCGGGGCACGCTGGCACCGAAGACGGGCTCACTGAGGCGCTTGCCGATTTTGTCGGCGAGCGGGCCATCGCCATGGATATCCCGCAGCTCATCGACGGTATCGACGTCGGACCCGGAAGCCCGTTCGAGGTCGCTGAGCAGCTTGCCGCTGACGCCTGGGCTGCGCACCGCAGCTGGTTTCTCGCGAACGGCTCATCGCAGGGCAATCGCCTCGTGATTCTCGCCGTCGCTGGCTTGGGGCTCGGTCAGCATGTTGTCGCTCAGCGCAGCGCGCACTCAAGCCTTTCGGATGGGCTCATTCTTGCGGGGCTCGATCCGCTCTTCCTCACGCCAACCGTCGATACCCGCCTCGGCATTAACCACGGAATTTCACCCGAGGCGCTCGATGCCGAACTCACGCGGGCGAGCGCTGCTGGGCAAACGGTCACCGCGGCCCAGGTGGTCTCGCCGAGCTACTTCGGCGCCGTCTCCGACGTCGCCGCGCTCGCGAAGGTCGCCCACAAGCACGGGGTGCCACTCATCGTCGACGCCGCGTGGGGCGCTCACTTCGGGTTCCACGAGCAGCTCCCCGAGTCCCCCGCCGCGCAAGGCGCAGACCTCGTCATCACGAGCATTCACAAGATGGGCGGCGGGCTCGGGCAAGGTGCGATGATCCACCTCGGCGACGGGCCATTCACTGCCGCGCTCGAGCCGCTCATCGACCGCGCTTTTCGACTCACCCAAACAACGAGCGCGAGCTCGCTGCTGCTCGGGTCGCTCGATGTTGCCCGGAGGTCGCTCGTCATGCACCCCGAGTTGCTCAGCGAGAGTATCGAGCTTGCTGACTCCATGCGTGAGTGGGTGCGGGGTCGTGATGAATTTTCCCTGGTGAGCGACGGTTTCGGCGACTTCCCCGACATCGTCGGTGTAGATCCGCTTCGCGTCGCCATCGACGTCACCGCCACGGGGCTCACCGGGTACCGGGTCCGCTCGATCCTCGCCGACACCGACGCGATCTTCCTCGAGATCGCGACATCGGGGGCCGTCGTCGCGTTCTTCGGGCCCGGCAAGAAGCTCGACATCGTGCGGTTGCAAGGCGCGCTTTCGCGCATCGCTGCGTCGGCGGGTCCGCCGCGCGTGAGCGGCGGATCGGCTGGCGCTGTGCCCGGCCCTGAGCTTGCACCCGGTTCTCAAGTTGCGCCCGAGACCGAGCCTCAATCCGAGGCTGCTCCCCAAACACCGGGTGCCGACTCTGCACTCCCCCCACTTCCCGCCCCTGGGCCAGCACGCCACTCCCCGCGCGAGGCGTACTTCTCGGTCACCGAGGTCGTGCCCGCGGCAGAGGCGATCGGCCGGGTCTCTGCAGACTCGCTCGCGGCCTACCCACCTGGCATCCCAAACATTGTCCCAGGCGAGGAAATCACCAGCGAGGCGGTCGACTTTCTCCAGGCCGTGGCCGCGTCCCCAATCGGCTACGTGCGCGGATCCCTCGACCCCCGCGTCACCGCCTTCCGCGTGATCGCTGAGTAA
- a CDS encoding TetR/AcrR family transcriptional regulator, translated as MTQTESEIAVTDVPVETAEVSRRRRDTQSRLLDAATEVFVEFGFQGTSVERICSRADFTRGAFYSNFSSKEELFLALLRREFDERASRILSRVGELTEHLQTTEDGLSIEAAAAYVSDFLSPTGTETDWYALETEFLLLTLRDPAGPVQFVEFGELFRSELARVVGNIVQAAGRRFTIPVESAITVFEGLHDLALRTSALRGIDAPGGLTELGGRIVELLFAITEEV; from the coding sequence AGCTGAAGTGAGCAGGCGCCGCCGCGACACGCAGTCGCGACTGCTCGACGCCGCAACCGAAGTGTTCGTCGAGTTCGGTTTTCAGGGCACATCGGTCGAGCGCATCTGCAGCCGTGCAGACTTCACGCGCGGTGCGTTCTACTCGAACTTCTCGTCGAAAGAGGAGCTGTTTCTTGCGCTGCTTCGGCGCGAATTCGATGAGCGCGCAAGTCGCATCCTCTCGCGGGTAGGTGAACTCACCGAGCACCTGCAGACCACAGAAGACGGGCTGAGCATTGAGGCTGCCGCCGCATATGTCTCAGACTTCCTCTCGCCGACCGGCACCGAGACCGACTGGTACGCGCTCGAAACCGAGTTCCTGCTCCTCACGCTGCGCGACCCCGCTGGCCCCGTGCAGTTCGTTGAGTTTGGCGAGCTGTTTCGCAGCGAACTCGCGCGCGTCGTCGGCAACATCGTGCAGGCGGCCGGGCGCCGCTTCACCATTCCCGTCGAGAGCGCCATCACCGTGTTCGAAGGGCTGCATGATCTCGCGCTCCGCACGAGCGCGCTCAGGGGCATCGATGCGCCGGGTGGCCTCACCGAGCTTGGCGGGCGCATCGTCGAGCTGTTGTTTGCGATCACCGAAGAGGTGTAG